The DNA sequence TTTGCGTAGCATCAATATTTCTCTTTGCTAATCGCTCAATAACCAAATCTTTGTTTTCTCTAATAAAAGGAACTTGTAACATCTGTTTTAAAATTTAAGTGGCAAATTTAATGAATTACTGAGATATTCAGTCTTGTTTTGAATCTAAAATCCATTCACTATGTTTAAAGGTTTGCCATGGCACATTTGCTATATCAATGTCTGGATTAATAAAAGTTTTATATGGCTTTCCATTAACACTCAATTTACTGTTAATATAAACAGAAACATCTTGTCCTTGGTCTTTATAACGTTGTTTCAAATACTGTGAAAACTGCCACATAACATCTGGTTTACTAGTTGCATTGCGCTTTTGTTTTCGTGTTAAATAAAAATCTAAATTAATTTGCGTTTTTTTATTGGTTGAATTATCAACTACCGTATAAGTGGTTATTCCACTCTTAGACCTAAGCATCATACGCCACGAAAGTCTGTGCCCTTCTTCTGTCCAAAGCACATCATCTTTTATAAAATGATGGCGTAATGGTAAAACTACTTGTATTGCAAAATAAACCGAAAACAAAACAATAAATGGTTTTTTAAACTTTGGAATAATTACCTCATTCTGATTATAGAATCTTTTTTTCTTTAAAAACAATTTTTGAATGGTTTTAGGCTGAAAAAAGAACAAACTAAATGCTAAAGCCAAAAAAGGAAAAATTCCCACTTGAAACACTATGGAATTAAACAAATGAAAGAAAATAGATACTATAAATGCAAATTTTCTTGTTGGTTTGTAAAGCAAAAGAGGGATGACTAAACCATCAAATAAAATACCTCCATAGGCTAAACAATAATGTAACCATTTTTGTTGGAGCAAATCACCTATTAACAAATAATGACTTTTGCCTCTCATTAATAATTCTATAACCGTAGTATCCAACCAATCAGGATATATTTTTGCAACTGAGGCATACGTATAAACTATTAAAAGTTGAAGAACAAACACCCATTTACACCATTGAGGCATACTGTTTTGTGTTATTTTGGGATGATGCTTAGCATCCAAAGAAAAGTATGTGTTTGCTGGCTGAAACACCATGATACCACTTAACAACATTAACAAATAATAATGATTGTTGTAAGATGCTTTTTGCATAAAGTAAGTAGCAGACCACATAAGTGTGAAAGTAATCATGCTAAACCGGTATTTATAACCAAGCATAACAAACAAACCAAAAATCCCCATAATGAGGTAATAAACATACATGCCATTTCCAGGTAACGGCTGTAACCATTCAAATCCTATAAATGAAAATGTAAATTGTGGATCTATTAAAGTTCGTTTTACCCAACCTGTAAAAATAGCACCAACAGATTCTAAAAAACAAAGCAACCCAAAAAAGATTCGAAAAACAATTAAAGCAGAATTATCAATATGTTTAAAGACCCATTGATTACTCATTTTGTGACGTTATATATTGAAGAGATGCTGCTTCGTCTTTTGCTAATTGCAACTTTAAAGCTTCAACCGATTCAAATTTTTGTTCATCTCGGATACGATGCAATAGTCTAACTTGAATTTTTTGATGATATAAATTTTTATTTAAGTTAAAAAAATGAACTTCAATGGTTTCCTTCTTACCATCAACAGTAGGATTTGTACCAATGTTCATCATGCCATACACGAGTTGATTTTCAATCACGGCACTTACCACATAAGACCCTTGTTTAGGAATTAACTTATAATCTTCTTCAACAGTAATATTAGCCGTTGGAAAATCAATTTGCCTACCCAATTCTTTTCCTTTAACTACTGTTCCTGTAATCATAAAATTATAACCTAAATATTTGTTAGCTTTTTTAATATTACCATCCAACAGTGCACTTCTTATTTTTGTAGAACTAACTGATACATCATCAACGTCTTCTGAAGATATTTCTTCTACTTTAAAATGAAGTTGTTTTCCAAAATTTCGTAAATCGTTAATATCGGCATTTCTATTTCTACCAAACCTATGGTCATAACCAATAATAACTTTTTTAGCATGCAGTCTATCTATCAAAATCTGTTTTACAAAATCATGTGAAGACAATCTTGAAAACTCATGTGTAAATTCTTTAATATATAAACAATCTAACCCTAAAGCTTCTAAAATCTGGCTTCGCTCATCAATGGTATTTATTAATTTAATATTAGCATCTTTTTGTAAAACCATACGCGGATGGGGAAAAAACGTAAGAATCACAGAGTTTAGTTGATTCTCTTTAGCTGTGTTAATTAAGCGTTTTATTATTTTTTGATGGCCAATATGAACGCCATCAAACGTACCAATAGTAACTACCGTATCTGTTTTAGAAAAGGAATCAAGGTCATTTAAAATTTTCAATCTGCTTAGTTTTAATGCAAAATTAGGAATTCTGAAACTATAAAAAGAAAGTATCTTTTATTTTAAAGAAAATATTTCTGAGAAAGAAGTTATAATCTGAGGCACTTCATCTATTTTAAAATTAAAACTTAGTTGACATGTATTTCCTTTTACATTTTTTATTGACAAATAACCATTACAAATTTGATAATACCATATCTATCCTCTACAAAAACTTGAGGCTTTTGTTATGAAATGTTTCAAAATTACAATTACCACTTTCATGACAATTATTTGAAATATAAACAGGCTCGTTTTTAATCAAAATAGATTGTTTAAATTTGCTGAAAAGTGTTAAGATTAGGATTAAAATAGGCCATAAGTACTTCATGAATTAGGCGTCATATTTGAAATGATTAAAAAAATTTTGTTATTCATAAATTATCAAGGTACATTTATTTTCCCAAATAGCTAATTGCATGAAACAACTTGACTTTAAAATTATACTGCCATTATTAATAATTTCATTAGTTTCTTTGAATGGTTTTGCTCAAAATCAAGATCAATTATGGACTAAATCTACAAAAGAACACACCATAAAAAAACATCAAACTATAAGAAAAACACTTCCTAATAAAAGTATTTTCTATGAATTAGATGTGGATCAATTAAAATCCAAGCTACAAACAGCTTCAAAATCATCAACCAATTTAACAGCATCGGGCACTTTAGTTTCTTTTCCCAACCCTGATGGCACATTAGAAACATATCGTGTTGAAGAATCTTCTATTTTAGAACCCAATTTTCAAGCAAAACATAATAATATTAGAACTTATATTGGACAAAGTATTGACAATCCAGAAACCACAATTTATTTTAGCATTACACCAAAAGGGCTACATACTATGACGCTTTCCGCTAAAAACGGAGCACAATTTATAGACCCTTACACATCAGACTCTAAAACTTACATTGTTTATCACAAAAAAGATCTGCCCGAATTAAAAGATGCTTTGAATTGTTATACTCCTAATGACTATACAGAATTAGAAAACAAAACCAGTAATTCAAAATCATTGCTTAATGCCAATGATGGTAAATTACGAACCTATAGATTAGCCTTAGCCAGCACCGTTGAATATGCTACATTCCAAATAAATGCAGCGGGTGTTAGCGGTAGCACTGAGGAAGTGAAAAAAGATGCCGTATTAGCTGCTATGGTAATTACCATGAATCGTGTAAATGGTATTTTTAAAAGAGATTTATCAATACAAATGACCTTAGTAGACAATGATGCCATTATTTTCCTTGCAGAAAACGATGGTTTTACAAACCATAGTGCCAGCGCCTTAATAAACGAAAGCCAAACGATTATTAACGGGGCTATTGGCACATCAAATTATGATATTGGGCATACGTTTAGTACGGGTGCTGGAGGTATTGCAGAATTAGCTTCCGCATGTAATAATGGCTCTAAAGCTAGAGGTGTTACAGGTCAACCTTCCCCAGTTGGAGATGCTTATGATGTTGATTTTGTAGCACATGAAATGGGGCATCAATTTGGGGCACCACACACGTGGAATGGCAACACAGGAAACTGCGTAACAAACGATTGGACTTCAACAAATGCCTATGAACCTGGAAGTGGCAGTACCATAATGGCTTATGCTGGTATTTGCTCACCCCAAAATGTACAGGCTAAAGCCGATGCATATTTTCACCAAAAAAGCATACAAATGATTTGGGCTAATATCACAACAGGGAATAGCACATGTGGAACAGAAACTTTATCAGGAAATACGGCTCCAACCGCAGAAGCAGGTGCATCTTACACCATTCCTATTTCAACACCCTACAAACTTACGGGCTCTTCAACAGATACAGAAACCACAGCATCGCATACCTTTACTTGGGAACAATATGACCTTGGAACTATGGAAACTAGAGGGCTTCCATTAGAAACAAATACTACAGGACCACTTGTACGCTCTTTTGAAGGCACAAATAATCCTACAAGATACATTCCTCAATTGACCGATTTACGATATACTTCTACTGGCTCTACACCTTGGGAAAAATTAGCGTCAGTCAGCAGACCAATTAATTTTCAATTAACGGTAAGAGATAATGACACCAGAGGAGGACAAACAGCTACTGATCATATGATTGTTACCACATATGCTGGTGCAGGACCATTTGTAGTAACCTCTCAAGATAGCTATGTTAGCTATCCTAGCAATAGTTCTCAAACGATAACTTGGGATGTTGCTAACACCAATTTAAGTCCTATAAACACAAGTTTGGTAAACATCTATTTATCTACTGATGGTGGCCTAACCTACCCTACTCTGTTATTAGAAAATACGGCAAATGATGGTTCAGAGAATATAACCTTTCCTTCAGGGATTACAGCTCCGTATTGTAGAATTATGGTTGAGGCAGTTGACAATATTTTTTTCGCTATAAACCCAGCTAGTTTTTCCATAGGCTATACTATTGCAACTACCTGTAATGAGCGTTTCAGCTCCAATACAAATTTAAATCTTAATCTTTTAGATTATCAAGAGGCATCAAGTATTATTAATGTTCCCACAAATAGCACAATTGAAAACCTAAAGGTAAATGTAGATGTTACACATGAATACATAAGTGATTTAACCATAACACTTACACATCCTAACAACAGCACTAATGTTATTATTTGGAATAAAAATTGCTTTGATAGGAATGGACATTCAAACTTTGACATCACTTTTGAAGACAATTCCAACACCATTGTTTGTTCTAGTCCAACCACAGGTAATTACATCCCTGAAAATCCTTTAAATGTTTTTAATGGTTTAGAAACAGCTGGTGACTGGAAGCTTACATTGCTTGATACTGAAACTGGCGACCCAGGTATTCTTAACGATTGGTATATAGAATTTTGTACTGCAACTATAACTTTAAACAATCCTGAATCTTTGGAATTTACCGATTTAAAAATATTTCCTAATCCAAATAAGGGAGAATTCACTGTATCTTTAAACAATACCATAAATACTAAAATTAGTATGGAACTTTTTGATATAAGTGGGCGGAATATCTTTAAAAAAGAATATAATAACACAGGAAACTTTAATGAAAAAGTAACCCTTAATCATGTACAATCTGGAATTTATATTCTAAACATTAGTGATGGCGAAAAAAAATCTACCCAAAAGATTATTGTAGAATAAATTTAAAAAAAAATAGCAATCAACGCTTATACGCAGTTTAAATATTTTTATAATCAATAGGTTTGAAGTACAGCTTAGCACTCTTACAAATCAAGATACTTAAGATGTTTTTATTTGCCGTTAAAACTATTCATAGTTCTGTTCAACCCAGCCAAACCAAATGACTTTATTAGTTCAGTTGAAACTTTGTAGCGTTCTTTTAGTTGTTCCGATTCTTCATCGGTCCATTCTCCTAAAACATAATCTACTTGTCTACCTTTACTAAAAGCATCACTAATTCCGAACCTAAAACGGCAGTAAGCTGTGGTATTTAATTTATCCTGAATGTCTTTTAATCCGTTATGGCCCCCATCACTACCTTTTCCTTTTACTCGAATACTGCCAAATGGTAAGTTTAAATCATCCGTGATAACTAACAAGTTTTCCAAAGGAATTTTTTCTTTTGTTAACCAATACTGTACAGATTTACCACTTAAGTTCATAAACGTACTAGGCTTTAATAATATAAATGTTCTACCTTTAAATTTATAAGTGGCAACATCTCCTAATTTTTGGGTTTCAAAAATTAGAGATTCTTGAGATGCTAAATAATCTAAAATTTTAAACCCAATGTTATGCCTAGTGTTCTCATATTTTTCACCAATATTTCCTAAGCCTACTATTAAGTATTTTTTCATAACCACTACGTCTTCTATATAATTTTTCTTTTTAAATAATTTTAACAACCATGAATGTATCATAATGCTTGAAATTTACTTATTATGATTAATCGTTGCTTTAGGCTTGCAACGGCATTCTTTAGTTTTTTTAAACCAAAAATATACAGTGAAAAGTTGACCATCACTTATGCATAAGCAAACTCCATATAATATATGTAAAAATAAAAAAGCATCCTGAACTTTACAGAATGCTTTTAATATTTTATTTGTTAAGAATAGATTTATTCTTGAGCTGCTGGTGCCTCTGCTCCTTCTGCTGCTACTTCTTCATCTTCATCATCAACGTCAATTGATGTTCTAGAACGTCTTACTAAACATACCACGGTGTTATCTGGGTGCATAAATTTATATGCATCATTTTGCAAAGTAGTTATATAAAGTTTGCTACCAATTTTAAGAGGTGTTATATCTGCCTCTATAAAATCTGGTAAGTTAGCTGGTAACGCTTTTACTTTTAAGCTACGTCTGTTTTTACGTAAAACACCACCATTTTTAACACCACGAGAATTACCTACAAATACTACAGGAATATCCATGGTTATTTCTTTATCTTCGAACAACTGATAAAAATCTACGTGTAAAATCCTGTCTGTTACAGGGTGAAATTGAATATCTTGTAAGATAGCATTAAATTTTTCACCACTTTTTAAAGCAATCACAACTGTATGCGCATTTGGTGTGTATACAAGTTTAGAGAATGCTAATTCTTCTGCTGTGAAATGAACTGGCTTATCTCCTCCGTATAATACGCAAGGAACCTGACCAGCATTACGTAAGGCTTTTGTTGCTTTTTTGCCCACGCTTTCTCTTTGAGATCCGTTGATTGTAATTGATTTCATTTTTAAAATTTATAGTTATTTATTAATATTATTATTTATACAGTTACCAAAATGGCATAATCTTGGTAGTTAAATCTTTCTTTCAGATTTGTTCAAGTTAAACTACATTACAAATTTTGAACTAATAGATTTATTGTTGTGAACTTTTTCCATAACTTCAGCAAATAAATTGGCACAACTCAAAACCTTTATTTTATTACTTAACGTTTTTACTGGTATAGAATCGGTTACAATAAGTTCTTCTAATTTAGAATTATTTAAATTATCATAAGCTTTTCCAGACAATACAGGATGTGTACAAATGGCTCTTACACTTAATGCACCACGTTCCATCATCAAGTCTGCTGCTTTTGTTAACGTTCCTGCCGTATCTACCATATCATCTACCAAAACTACATTTTTACCAGTTACATCTCCAATAAGTTCCATATGAGAAATGATATTAGCTTTAGCGCGTTGTTTGTAACATATTACAACATCAGACCCTAAAGCCTTTGAATAAGCGTAAGCTCTTTTAGACCCCCCCATATCAGGCGAAGCAATCGTTAAATTATCTAAATTTAAGCTTTGCAAATAGGGTAGAAAAATTGTTGACGCAAATAAATGATCCACAGGTTTCTCAAAAAAACCTTGTATTTGGTCAGCGTGCAAATCCATAGTAATAATTCGAGTTGCTCCAGCAGCCTCCAACATTTTTGCAACTAATTTTGCTGCTATTGGCACACGAGGCTTATCCTTTCTATCTTGTCTTGCCCAGCCAAAATAAGGTAAAACAGCTGTTATATGTCTTGCTGAAGCACGTTTTGCAGCATCTATCATCAACAACATTTCCATTAAATTTTCTGGCCCTGGATTAGTAGAACCTATAATAAAAATACGTGTACCCCTGATAGATTCTTCATATGACGGCTGAAATTCCCCATCACTATATGTGGAGGTTATAACATTACCTAATTCAACGCCGAATGACTTAGCTATTTTTTCGCCAAGCTCTTTACTTTGCGTACATGCAAAAATTTTGGCTTCGGTAATAACAATTGGCATAGTTAACTTGTTGTTTTAGAGCGCGCAAACACTACGTGATTTTTAACGAGGTGCAAATTTATACATTTATTTGAACCTAAAAAGGATATTGCAGAGTATTTTTGTGTTTAATATCAAAAAAATATATATTTTTGCATCTCCAAAAGCTCAAGTGGCGGAATTGGTAGACGCGCTGGATTCAAAATCCAGTTCCTTTGGAGTGTGGGTTCGATTCCCACCTTGAGTACAGATAAAATCCGTAACATAATTGTTTACGGATTTTTTATTAAAATTTTACTTATTTCTCATCTAGATTTAATTGACTTTCCCATTGGATATCTATGTATTTCCAAGTAATATCTTCATTTTTCACATCTATAACCATAAAGCCTTCTTCATCATAATGCACATCATCTCCTCTATCATCTTTCCTTCTCCAACTTGGCCTTCCTGCTGTTGATCCTCCCGTAATAAAACGCGTTTTATTTTGAACATTAATATCTTCAAGCCAATGCAAGTGCCCTTGCAGCACCAATTTAAGATTTAAATTATTGAACATTTTTAATATTTCATCCCTATTATATATCCAAAGATTATTTGGCACCACTTTAATTTTTTCCTTTTTTGGATACCGTTGATTATATGCTGAAATAAAAGGAATATGCGTAGTTATAACTATTGGGGTATTGGCATCTAATTGAGCTAAATCCTTTTTTAACCATTCTTTTTGTTCTTCATCAATTAATCCAATATAGCGTTGATCTTTTTCTTCAATTGAGCATAATGAAATAAAATGCCACCCCTTATGGTCAAAAGAATAGTATCTTTTTCCAAAATAACGTTCGTACATACCATATTTATAATCTGGATGGTTTTTATCAACATCACTTTCTTTATAGATTCCAAACAGCTCATGATTTCCTATGGTGTTATAAACGGGCACATTAATTTTTTTAATGCTATTACTATAATATTGAAATAATGAATCAGACCGATTAAAATTGCCTCTAAGCACATCATATACCAAATCTCCTCCAGTCACCACAAAATCAACATTTAATTTATTTACAGAATCAATTACTTTTTGAAAAGCTTCTTGTGCACCGCGTTCTGGCTGAAGGTGGACATCTGTTATAAAAACAAAAGAAAAATCCTGAGAAGTTATTTTACTTGAATTGGCTGATGCTTTATTTTGAGCACTGATATGCAGCGAAATAATAGTTAATGCAATTATCAATATTTTTTTCATAGTTTATTTTTTATTCTTTTAAGGTATTTAGTCTTGTCAGCTTCATACGTTTCAACTTCTTCTTTATCATAGCGAGTTTCGAAGTCTTTGGTTGGGATAAGCGATTCAACAGGAAGGTTTTCAGCTTCCATAAATTCCATCTTACCAATGTCATTTTTAGTAATTGTAAATGAATCATAAACATCTCCTAAAACTGTTTTTGATACATATTTTAACTGACTTTGTGAGACATGTATTTCTTGATACAATTGTATTGAAGATCCTGCCCGCTCTATCCAATCGCTAAACTGGATGGCATTCTGATAAGGCCCAGCAACAGACACCGCATAAACTGGGAAATCTGCCCCCATTCTTCCTCTAGCATATAAATGTTCATGACCAGTAAATACCAAAGGAACATTATATTTTTCCAACAGTGCTTTTATTTCTGGAAAGCGAATATTAGGTGGACGATTTCTTGCCAATCCAGCCATGGCATGATGGAACGTTACAAATACCCAATCCCCTTCAAATTCTTTTAATACTTTTTCTAGCCAAGCATAGGTTTCTTCGCGCTGTTCAGATGTTATTTTTGCAGAAGTATCTATGGAAATAACTCTAATATTATTATAATCTACAAAATATGTTTGTCCCTCTTGTCCAATTGGTCCATTTTCTGGAAAAGAAAAATTAAGATGCCAAAGCGGCGCAATTTCCTTGGTTTCTTTAGCGACCCATTTATGTTCGTGGTTTCCTGGTGTGGCAATGGTGGGTATATTTTGAAAAGCCCATCCACCAGCAGGAAAAAATTCATTCCAATTTTCTTTATTCAATCCCCCTCTATGGATTAAATCTCCTGCAAACAACATAAACTTAGAGTCCGGATTGGCCAATACAGCCTGCCTTAAGGTTCTACTACCTAAAGAATGAATATAACGTTGAACATCTCCAAAATATAAAAACTTAAAAGGCTCATTTTGACCTGTAGCTGTTTTAAATTCAGACCATTCAGACCATAAATCCATATTTCCTACCCTATAAGAATACATGGTATTAGGTTTTAAATTTTCTAGATTAATTGTATGATAATACCACAGTCCATCCTCAGAAGTTAATGAATCTGTTTTGGCTTTCATATTCTGAATACTTTTTTCAAAAAATGGTGACGCCGTAGCCTCAGTGAATTCAATATAACTTTCTGAAACATAACTCCTTGTCCTCCAAGAAATCGCCTGACTATTCTCTGGAGAAGTTTTCCATGTAAGTTTAATATGATGAGGGAATTGTTCCAAAAGACTGTTATTATAAACCTCCGTTTGCAGCTCTTTACAACTAAAAACGGTTGCTAGGAGAGAAATGAGTAAAAAGATACTTTTTTTCATTTTAATGTGATATTTAAAGCCCTTTTATATTTAACTATAAAAGGGCTGTTAATTTTAGAATTTTGGGTTTTGTGGCATTTCCTTTTCTAAATTAGAATCAATAACTGATTGTGGAATAGGAAGTAGGATATCACGTTCTGGATCTATAGTACTAGAACCACGATTGTTATATTTTATAGTGCGTTCAGCCCATTTTCCTGTTCGTAAAAGTGTATACCTTCTTGGCTCTTCAGCCATTAATTCCCTTGCTCTTTCATCTAATATAAAATCTATATTAATATCACTTGCCTCAACATCAAAAGCATGACTTCTTGCTCTAAGAATATTTATTGTATTGGCTGCCGCTTGTGGATTTCCTAACTTAAATTCAGCTTCTGCCTTTAAAAGGTAAGTATCTGCTGCCCTCAAATAAATTTGATCATAAAATGATTCTCTATTTCCTATGGGGTCTACTGGATCTGCCCAATCATATTTTCTACTAAATGGCCATTCTTCTATACCATTATTGTCATCACTTATATCTTCGCTCCAGTCCAACAAAATTACATCGCCATAATTTTTTCCTGGTGGTAGAATATCCGCTGGGTAAGGTGCATTTCCTGTTGCATCTCGATACGTAAAAGACTTTCTGATAGCGTATTCAGAACCTCTATCATCATTCGGGTCATCAAAATTATTCAATGCCCATTTTGTTAATGATGAACGTCCGTTTCCATAACCGCCTCTATCTGCAGTAACCTGTAAATCTAAATTCCCACTTCTATACCTGGAAGTATGGTGCATGGCCATAATTGGATATTCTCCACCTCCCAAAACATTTTTTTTAAATTGAAAAACCCATAATGCTTCAGTGTTACCTTCGTCACGATTGGTGTTTCCAGCTTTAAACATATCCATAAAAGCAACACCATCTTGTTCTGCTTGTACCCCATAACGCTCGGTAATAAGTGCATAGGCAGAATTATTCACTACTTTATTAGCCCAATAAACGGTGCTATCTGGTTTATTCAAGGTTAAATACATTTCTGCCAAATAATGTTGTACAGCTCCTTTGGTTATTCTACCAATTAATGACCCTTCTACTGGTATAATAGGTTCTGCAAAACGGAAGTCTTTAATAACTTGTTGCCTTACCTCGTTTACTGGAGTTCGTTCCCAATCGGTTCTAATAATTCCGTTGCTTGATGGATTTAAATTTAAAGGCACATCTCCCCAAAGGTAAGTAAGGTGCCTATATGCAAAAGCACGGGCCACTTTTGCCTCAGCTAAAATTAAGTTTTTATTTTCTGCATCGCTCAATTCATTTCCACTCCAATCAATATCATCTCTCTCTTCAACGTTTTTAATAATCTCATTAGAAGAGTTTACAATCTCATAAAGCCAAAGAAAAACATCTTCATATACACTATAATCTGGTTTGTTTCTAGCGGTCCAATCAACTGAAACTCGAGATACACCATTACCGCTATGGTTTGCCGCAAACATATCGGTACCAGCCATAGTAACATCGGTTATTAAGGATGACCCTGAGTTTAATCCTTCCCGCTCGTAGCGAAGAAGGGAATAAAGTCCGTTTACTCCAGCCTCTAGCCCTGATAAATCTGCATATAATTTTTCTGCATAAATGGCGTTGGGTGGATTTTCGTTCAATAAATCATTACTACAACTGTTAATTAAAATAACAGTAATAAAAAGACTAAATATTATTTTTTTCATTGTATTCATTTTTTAAAATCCGACTGTTAATCCTAGTGTAATTTCTCTTTGTAAGGGCAAAATCCCGGCTTGATCACTTGGGTTTAATAATTCAGGATCTCCAGCTGTCCAACCTGTTATGGTAAGTAAGTTTCTACCCGATGCAAAAAGTTGCAGTTTATCTAATTTAATTTTTGAAAGTATTTTTTCTGGAAAATTATAAGAAAGTGTTACATCTTTTAATCTCACAAAGCTTGCATCTTCATATATTGAAGCCCCTTTTACTTCATCGTCATTTCTATAATATTCATTGGTTGGGTTATCTGGTGACCACCAATTTTTTTTCAATACATTTCGTCTAATTTCTGCGGCCGTATTATCTCGTAATAAATTGTTTAAACGTGTTGCGCCGTGAGATCCAATAAAAAACACTTCTAAACCAAGGTTTTTATACTGTAAAGAATTGCTTAAACCCCAAGTAAATTTAGGATCTTGTTGCCCTATAATTTGACGATCATCATCATCCAAAACACCATTATTATCCAAATCTTCTATTTTAGCATCACCTGGAATTCTATCGTAAATTGCAGCGGCTTCTTCTTCCCCCAATTGCCAAACACCAATCATTTTTTGTCCAAAATTCACACGAATGGGCTGCCCTACAAACCAAGCATTTGCAAGATCATTGACCTCTTCTCCATTTTGCAAATCACCATATAAGGATACTATTTTACTTTTGTTCGTTGCATAGTTTCCTGACACCTTCCAATTAAAATCTTGAGTGGTATAAGGAACAGCCGATAGTGATAGTTCGAAGCCTTGAGTTTCTGTTTCCCCTATATTTTGAGTGACTTCGTTTATTCCGTGAACCGATGAGATGGTTCTGTTTAATAATAAATCTGAAGTATTCGTTTTATATACATTTAAATCGCCAAAAAGTCGATTATTAAAGAGGCCAAAATCTACTCCAAAATTAAGTGTTGTACTCGATTCCCAACCCAAATCTGGATTACCAATAACACTTGGAACATATCCTACTAATGAAAGATCTTCAGATAAAGTATTCCGATCTCGCAATCTGGTTATTGAAGAATATGGATCTACCGCCTGATTACCATTTACTCCCAATGATAATCGCAGTTTTAATTGATTAATAACATCTGATTGGTCTAGAAAAGCCTCTTTAGAAATATTCCAACCCAAAGCAACAGACGGAAAAAAGCCCCATTTATTATCTGGTCCAAAACCCGAAAAGCCATCACGCCGTCCTGTTAACGTTAATAA is a window from the Pseudalgibacter alginicilyticus genome containing:
- a CDS encoding HTTM domain-containing protein, whose amino-acid sequence is MSNQWVFKHIDNSALIVFRIFFGLLCFLESVGAIFTGWVKRTLIDPQFTFSFIGFEWLQPLPGNGMYVYYLIMGIFGLFVMLGYKYRFSMITFTLMWSATYFMQKASYNNHYYLLMLLSGIMVFQPANTYFSLDAKHHPKITQNSMPQWCKWVFVLQLLIVYTYASVAKIYPDWLDTTVIELLMRGKSHYLLIGDLLQQKWLHYCLAYGGILFDGLVIPLLLYKPTRKFAFIVSIFFHLFNSIVFQVGIFPFLALAFSLFFFQPKTIQKLFLKKKRFYNQNEVIIPKFKKPFIVLFSVYFAIQVVLPLRHHFIKDDVLWTEEGHRLSWRMMLRSKSGITTYTVVDNSTNKKTQINLDFYLTRKQKRNATSKPDVMWQFSQYLKQRYKDQGQDVSVYINSKLSVNGKPYKTFINPDIDIANVPWQTFKHSEWILDSKQD
- a CDS encoding bifunctional riboflavin kinase/FAD synthetase, with the translated sequence MKILNDLDSFSKTDTVVTIGTFDGVHIGHQKIIKRLINTAKENQLNSVILTFFPHPRMVLQKDANIKLINTIDERSQILEALGLDCLYIKEFTHEFSRLSSHDFVKQILIDRLHAKKVIIGYDHRFGRNRNADINDLRNFGKQLHFKVEEISSEDVDDVSVSSTKIRSALLDGNIKKANKYLGYNFMITGTVVKGKELGRQIDFPTANITVEEDYKLIPKQGSYVVSAVIENQLVYGMMNIGTNPTVDGKKETIEVHFFNLNKNLYHQKIQVRLLHRIRDEQKFESVEALKLQLAKDEAASLQYITSQNE
- a CDS encoding reprolysin-like metallopeptidase — translated: MKQLDFKIILPLLIISLVSLNGFAQNQDQLWTKSTKEHTIKKHQTIRKTLPNKSIFYELDVDQLKSKLQTASKSSTNLTASGTLVSFPNPDGTLETYRVEESSILEPNFQAKHNNIRTYIGQSIDNPETTIYFSITPKGLHTMTLSAKNGAQFIDPYTSDSKTYIVYHKKDLPELKDALNCYTPNDYTELENKTSNSKSLLNANDGKLRTYRLALASTVEYATFQINAAGVSGSTEEVKKDAVLAAMVITMNRVNGIFKRDLSIQMTLVDNDAIIFLAENDGFTNHSASALINESQTIINGAIGTSNYDIGHTFSTGAGGIAELASACNNGSKARGVTGQPSPVGDAYDVDFVAHEMGHQFGAPHTWNGNTGNCVTNDWTSTNAYEPGSGSTIMAYAGICSPQNVQAKADAYFHQKSIQMIWANITTGNSTCGTETLSGNTAPTAEAGASYTIPISTPYKLTGSSTDTETTASHTFTWEQYDLGTMETRGLPLETNTTGPLVRSFEGTNNPTRYIPQLTDLRYTSTGSTPWEKLASVSRPINFQLTVRDNDTRGGQTATDHMIVTTYAGAGPFVVTSQDSYVSYPSNSSQTITWDVANTNLSPINTSLVNIYLSTDGGLTYPTLLLENTANDGSENITFPSGITAPYCRIMVEAVDNIFFAINPASFSIGYTIATTCNERFSSNTNLNLNLLDYQEASSIINVPTNSTIENLKVNVDVTHEYISDLTITLTHPNNSTNVIIWNKNCFDRNGHSNFDITFEDNSNTIVCSSPTTGNYIPENPLNVFNGLETAGDWKLTLLDTETGDPGILNDWYIEFCTATITLNNPESLEFTDLKIFPNPNKGEFTVSLNNTINTKISMELFDISGRNIFKKEYNNTGNFNEKVTLNHVQSGIYILNISDGEKKSTQKIIVE
- the pth gene encoding aminoacyl-tRNA hydrolase, whose amino-acid sequence is MKKYLIVGLGNIGEKYENTRHNIGFKILDYLASQESLIFETQKLGDVATYKFKGRTFILLKPSTFMNLSGKSVQYWLTKEKIPLENLLVITDDLNLPFGSIRVKGKGSDGGHNGLKDIQDKLNTTAYCRFRFGISDAFSKGRQVDYVLGEWTDEESEQLKERYKVSTELIKSFGLAGLNRTMNSFNGK
- a CDS encoding 50S ribosomal protein L25/general stress protein Ctc, with protein sequence MKSITINGSQRESVGKKATKALRNAGQVPCVLYGGDKPVHFTAEELAFSKLVYTPNAHTVVIALKSGEKFNAILQDIQFHPVTDRILHVDFYQLFEDKEITMDIPVVFVGNSRGVKNGGVLRKNRRSLKVKALPANLPDFIEADITPLKIGSKLYITTLQNDAYKFMHPDNTVVCLVRRSRTSIDVDDEDEEVAAEGAEAPAAQE